The Archangium primigenium genomic interval GAACCACGCCTCTGGCGTGCTTCATTTCCAACACCCGGCGCCCGGCCGGAGTCCAGACAGGGCGCCGGGCGCCCGCGCGCTAGCGGCGCGTCGTCTTCTTCGCGGCGGTCTCGCGGGCGGGGGCCTTCTTGCGCGCCGGCGCCCGGGCACGGCGGGCGGAGGCGGCGGGACGGGCCCGGCTCTTGGTGCCGCTCGCCTTCTTCTTCGCGCCACCGGCCGACGTCTTCGTGGCCTGGTAGCGCTCGAGCAGGCGGGTGCCCTTGGCGGCCAGGCGCTTGGCGGCCGCGGCGTCCTTGGGCACGGGCTCGCCCCAGGCATGGGCCGACAGCGCCAGCCGCGTGGGCTCACCGTTCTCGTCCTGCATGGGGCCGCGCGGGTGGGCGAAGTGGCGCCGCAGGAAGCTGCCCTTGCGCCGCATCTTCTCCGGCGTGTCCGCCTTGCCCTGGACGCCGGGCTTGAGGTTCGCCCCTTCCGTCTTCTTGAAGTGGGCGCGCCCCGCCGCGGTCAGTCCTCCCTTGGGATTATTGAGCGGGTTCTTGCGCGCGGCGGTGGATCGGCTCGGCATGGTGTCTCCTCCCGGGGGCACGGATGTGCCCCTCCAGGAGGAGAGGTAGGTCTTGTCGGGCGGGCGTGCACGCGAGGGCGGGCTGCCTTCCTGCCTGGCCGCCCCGGCGGGTCCTGCTAGCCGAAGAAGACCTGGGCGACCTTGAAGAACTCCTCGGGCACCTTCTTGAGCTCGCGCGTGGCCTCGGACAGGTCCACGCTGACGATGTCGTTGCCCCTCAGGGCCGCCATCTTGCCGAACTCGCCCTGGGCGACCATGTCGCAGGCGTGCACGCCGTAGCGCGTGGCCAGCACGCGGTCGTGCGCCGTGGGCGCGCCGCCGCGCTGGATGTGCCCGAGCACCGACACGCGCGTCTCGTAGCCCGTGCGCCGCTCGATCTCGTTGGCCACCAGGGCGCCCACGCCGCCGAGCCGCGGCCGGCCCGCCTCGTCCAGCGAGCCCGAGGTGACGAGCTGCTCCTGGCCCTCGTGGGTGAGCTTGATGCGCGTGCCCTCGGCCACCACCACGATGGAGAAGGAGCGGCCGGTGGAGTGGCGGTGCTTGATGTGCTCGGCCACGCGCTCCAGGTCCGCGGGCACTTCCGGCACGAGGATGACGTCCGCGCCGCCGGCCAGGCCCGCGTAGGTGGCGATCCACCCCACGTGCCGGCCCATCACCTCGCACACGATGACGCGCTTGTGCGACTCGGCGGTGGAGTGCAGCCGGTCGATCGCCTCGGTGGCGATGCCCACCGCGGTGTCGAAGCCGAAGGTGAAGTCCGTGCCGTTCAGGTCGTTGTCGATCGTCTTGGGCACGCCCACGATGCGCACGCCCTCCTGGGACATGCGCGTGGCGGCCGACAGCGTGCCCTCGCCGCCGATGGCGATGACGGCGTGGATTTCATGCCGCTCGATGGCGCGCTTGACGCGCTCCAGGCCGTTCTCGACCTTGAAGGGGTTGACGCGCGAGGTGCCCAGGATGGTGCCGCCCCGGTGGAGGATGCCCGAGGTGGTCTCCCGCGTCAGGCGGAAGTGGTTATCGTCCAAGAGGCCCCGCCAACCATCCCGAAGGCCCATCATCTCGAATCCGTGGGCGCTCGCCCGACGGACAACGGCGCGGATGACCGCGTTGAGGCCGGGGCAATCACCCCCGCCCGTGAGAACGGCGACTTTCATGAAGTGCCCTTCTAGCTCACCTCCCGCGTGAGTCATGCGCGAAGTTGAGGGAGAAACCGCCTGTCCGCCTGGAGGTCAGGCCACCCTACCCACACCGCCCCAGTCCCCGGGCCCGATGCGTTGGGTGACTCCCTCCTTGGTGCTCCGAGGGGCATTGGCTATGCTGAGGGGCACCTCTCCCCACGGACCGCCTTGAACGTTCGCGTCTTCGCCTCCGAGTTGGAAGCCGCCGCCGCCTGTGCCGCCCACATCGCGGAGGCGCTCCGGGACAAGCCCTCGCTGGTGCTCGGGCTGCCCACGGGGCGCACGCCCCTCAACGTCTACCGACAGCTCGTGCACCTGCACCAGCGGGGCGAGGCGGACCTGTCCCGGGCGACGACCTTCAACCTGGACGAGTTCCTCGGCCTGCCGCCGGATGATCCGTGCAGCCTCCGGGCCTATATGGACCGGCACCTCT includes:
- a CDS encoding DUF6321 domain-containing protein: MPSRSTAARKNPLNNPKGGLTAAGRAHFKKTEGANLKPGVQGKADTPEKMRRKGSFLRRHFAHPRGPMQDENGEPTRLALSAHAWGEPVPKDAAAAKRLAAKGTRLLERYQATKTSAGGAKKKASGTKSRARPAASARRARAPARKKAPARETAAKKTTRR
- a CDS encoding 6-phosphofructokinase: MKVAVLTGGGDCPGLNAVIRAVVRRASAHGFEMMGLRDGWRGLLDDNHFRLTRETTSGILHRGGTILGTSRVNPFKVENGLERVKRAIERHEIHAVIAIGGEGTLSAATRMSQEGVRIVGVPKTIDNDLNGTDFTFGFDTAVGIATEAIDRLHSTAESHKRVIVCEVMGRHVGWIATYAGLAGGADVILVPEVPADLERVAEHIKHRHSTGRSFSIVVVAEGTRIKLTHEGQEQLVTSGSLDEAGRPRLGGVGALVANEIERRTGYETRVSVLGHIQRGGAPTAHDRVLATRYGVHACDMVAQGEFGKMAALRGNDIVSVDLSEATRELKKVPEEFFKVAQVFFG